The Cuculus canorus isolate bCucCan1 chromosome 5, bCucCan1.pri, whole genome shotgun sequence genome window below encodes:
- the GAL gene encoding galanin peptides yields MQRCTSFLFLSLILCATLSETFGLVFSGKEKRGWTLNSAGYLLGPHAVDNHRSFNDKHGFTGKREIQPDEDMKAGKLGRPLADENIVRTVNEFLTYLHLKDVGALDKLPAPEENNQS; encoded by the exons ATGCAGAGGTGCACTAGtttcctctttctgtctctAATTCTTTGTGCCACCCTATCAGAAACGTTTGGACTGGTTTTCTCA ggaaaagaaaaaaggggctGGACTTTGAATAGTGCTGGTTACCTACTTGGGCCAC atGCAGTAGATAACCACAGATCTTTTAATGACAAACATGGTTTCACTGGTAAACGTGAAATACAGCCTGATGAGGATATGAAAGCAG GGAAACTTGGAAGACCACTGGCTGATGAAAACATTGTGCGCACAGTAAATGAATTTTTGACTTACTTGCATCTTAAAG ATGTGGGAGCACTTGATAAACTACCTGCACCAGAGGAAAACAACCAGTCTTGA